A genomic window from Lineus longissimus chromosome 17, tnLinLong1.2, whole genome shotgun sequence includes:
- the LOC135501220 gene encoding potassium channel subfamily T member 2-like isoform X15, with amino-acid sequence MYVWQRGRKQRARMSQKGQNSTGIDSKAPLLRLESEYIFEKDRARASNSKQKDESCRDRNAKEKIRARQRGPNGKAPLLRLESEYMYEKERVRVEFFTNERSFKERLQLYFIKNQRSSLRIRIFNLVIKLLTCILYVVRVCLDNPSEKPPCTSSCGPCLNVTAEERFQSVEDFRKNPVIEWVAIGYVNRSYWLWVTQVTVAVISLTETMLVTYLGYKGNILQLILAPSFILELINTVPFISTIFWARLRCLFIPVFLNCWLAKSALENMLNDLHRAMQKSQSALSQQILILMATLTCIIFTSVCGVQQLQRGGYQHMDFFGALWFVIVTFSTVGYGDYTPDIWPSQLFMMIMIAAALVVVPTQLEQLAFTWMERQKQGGTYSSHRAQTEKHVVVCATALHADTIMDFLNEFYAHPKLQDYFVVLLSPCELDPTMRMILQVPIWAQRVIYIQGSALKDADLTRCRMQEAEACFILTARNYADKNAVDQHTILRSWAVKDFAPTCPQYVQIFRPENKFHVKFAEHVVCEDEFKYALLANNCLSPATSTLVTLLLHTSRGQEGQTSSEEWQRVYGRCSGNEIYHIKLGDSQFFGEYEGKSFTYASFHAHRKYGVSLVGVLQSLPGSTIQLNPGPRHIMKGADICFYMNITKEENSAFILAHPNNDKDTRMDKMKPPAGGNYSKVASMIASVEELPRKLSFRKKNQTYHPPRPRLNQTSTVALELQHTRDKSNSQVLDQNGQKTDSMANKLELPKGLSIQSLNKRPSIAPVPAVLDAAGIEITVESEDSDQDSSITEEEPPWVTPNSDTVKGFPPLTPYIGTTPTLTHIMREKRHICCLQLAQTCDHCSFKHAKEYHWSNRTIIVAADYASNGLYNFIVPLRSHARPKNTMNPIVLLLERRPDQSFLETICYFPLVYWMIGSIECLDDLLRAGITLADNVVIVNKESSNSQEEDYLADCNTIVAVQTIFRLFPSANIITELSQSSNMRFMQFRAKDHYALNLSKVEKVSPHKEKERGSHISYMFRLPFAAGNVFSASMLDTLLYQAFVKDYLITFVRLLLGIDQAVGSGHLSCMKISKDDLWIRTYGRLYQKLCSTTCEIPIGIYRTMIQHTENTSADGVPGSGHSSQQTPHFDFKRRLSTRIHQKLAQRCSGRNRNNLGAKNKTAEPKEKEVSLNVMHTDDEGGSDSLGSERQEICQLVKSRMQSLGLPTDDYDDVSDKRNTLSYVIINPSYDLKLEVDDVVYLIRPSSLSAQASPLIDERKLLARKRFLPHKREEPTGADEEPISRSSTPDCDHDAKNEPATLEINNCTSVVRIEFRPRKPPFIADSTRFQLDATTVTMHE; translated from the exons aGTACGAGTTGAGTTCTTTACGAATGAGCGGTCGTTCAAAGAGAGATTGCAGTTGTATTTCATAAAGAATCAGAGATCAA GTCTTCGCATCCGTATCTTTAACCTAGTGATCAAATTATTAACATGCATTCTGTACGTGGTGCGTGTGTGCCTCGACAACCCAAGCGAAAAACCACCATG CACGTCAAGTTGTGGACCATGCCTCAACGTTACGGCGGAGGAGAGATTTCAATCCGTGGAAGATTTCAGGAAAAATCCGGTGATAGAATG GGTGGCGATAGGTTATGTAAATCGAAGCTACTGGCTTTGGGTGACACAAGTGACAGTAGCTGTGATCAGTTTAACAGAAACAATGCTCGTCACATACCTTGGCTACAAA GGCAACATCCTCCAGCTAATCCTTGCCCCATCATTCATCCTGGAATTAATAAACACAGTACCTTTTATATCAACT ATTTTCTGGGCGAGATTACGGTGCCTTTTTATTCCTGTATTCCTAAACTGCTGGCTTGCCAAAAGTGCATTGGAAAATATGCTG aaTGACCTCCACCGTGCCATGCAGAAGTCACAATCTGCACTATCACAACAGATACTCATTCTGATGGCTACTTTAACTTGTATTATTTTTACCAG CGTGTGCGGTGTACAGCAGCTACAGCGTGGTGGCTATCAGCATATGGATTTCTTTGGTGCATTATGGTTTGTGATAGTTACATTCTCGACAGTCGGCTACGGTGATTATACGCCGGATATATGGCCTAGTCAACtcttcatgatgatcatgatagcAGCAGCATTAGTGGTCGTTCCAACGCAG TTGGAGCAGCTTGCCTTCACATGGATGGAGCGACAAAAACAGGGTGGCACTTATAGTAGTCATCGAGCACAAACAGAAAAACATGTTGTTGTATGTGCTACAGCGTTACATGCAGATACTATCATGGATTTTCTAAATGAATTCTACGCCCATCCAAAATTGCAG GACTATTTTGTGGTGTTATTGTCCCCTTGTGAGCTGGACCCCACAATGAGGATGATATTACAAGTACCCATCTGGGCGCAGCGGGTGATTTATATCCAAGGGTCGGCATTGAAAGATGCTGACCTGACGAGGTGCAG AATGCAGGAAGCAGAGGCTTGTTTTATCCTAACAGCCAGGAATTATGCAGATAAAAATGCTGTT GATCAGCATACCATATTGAGATCATGGGCTGTGAAAGATTTTGCACCTACATGCCCACAGTATGTCCAAATTTTTCGGCCGGAAAATAAATTCCATGTGAAGTTTGCTG aACATGTTGTCTGTGAAGATGAATTCAAATATGCCTTATTAGCCAATAACTGTCTTTCACCGGCTACCTCCACACTAGTGACTCTTCTTCTTCACACATCAAGGGGACA AGAGGGCCAGACCTCATCTGAAGAATGGCAGCGTGTGTATGGCCGATGCTCAGGGAATGAAATTTACCATATTAAACTTGGTGATAGTCAATTTTTCGGAGAGTACGAGGGAAAGAGTTTTACATATGCTAGTTTTCATGCACACAGAAA GTATGGCGTTAGTCTTGTTGGTGTCTTGCAGAGTCTTCCAGGATCCACAATCCAGTTGAATCCTGGTCCAAGGCACATTATGAAAG GTGCTGATATATGCTTCTACATGAACATAACCAAAGAGGAAAATTCGGCTTTCATCCTCGCGCATCCAAACAATGATAAAGATACGCGAATGGATAAAATGAAGCCACCTGCTGGTGGAAATTACTCCAAAGTCGCTAGCATGATTGCAAGCGTTG AAGAATTGCCGAGAAAACTATCTTTTCGGAAAAAAAATCAGACGTACCATCCACCACGACCTCGGCTAAACCAAACGA gtactgtGGCCTTGGAGCTCCAACACACAAGGGATAAGTCTAACAGTCAGGTGCTAGATCAGAATGGACAAAAGACAGATTCAATGGCCAACAAACTAGAACTTCCAAAAGGCCTAAGTATACAGAGTCTAAATAAGCGGCCTAGTATTGCTCCAGTGCCGGCCGTTCTTGATGCAGCAGGTATTGAGATTACGGTAGAGTCAGAGGACTCTGATCAAGATAGCAGTATAACTGAAGAAGAGCCACCTTGGGTTACACCCAACTCGGA TACCGTAAAAGGGTTCCCGCCACTTACACCCTACATTGGTACCACGCCCACGCTGACCCATATTATGCGGGAGAAGCGGCATATATGTTGTCTCCAGTTGGCACAG ACATGTGACCATTGCTCATTCAAACATGCAAAGGAATACCATTGGTCGAACCGAACGATCATCGTAGCTGCTGATTATGCAAGCAACGGCTTGTATAACTTTATTGTGCCATTGAGATCTCATGCTCGACCAAAAAATACTATGAATCCGATTGTGCTACTCTTAGAAAGAAG ACCAGACCAGAGCTTCTTAGAGACAATTTGTTACTTTCCTCTTGTCTACTGGATGATAGGATCTATAGAATG CCTTGATGACCTGTTACGGGCTGGTATCACTCTGGCAGACAATGTGGTTATTGTCAACAAGGAGAGCTCAAACTCTCAAGAGGAAGACTACTTAGCTGACTGCAACACCATTGTGGCAGTACAGACGATATTCCG ACTATTTCCAAGTGCTAACATCATAACGGAGTTGTCCCAGTCCTCCAATATGAGGTTCATGCAGTTCAGAGCCAAAGATCACTATGCTTTAAACCTCTCCAAGGTGGAAAAGGTAAGTCCCCAT aaagaaaaagaaagaggaAGCCACATCTCTTACATGTTCAGGTTACCATTCGCAGCAGGAAATGTATTCAGTGCTAGTATGTTGGACACGCTTCTATATCAAGCATTTGTCAAGGACTATCTCATCACATTCGTTCGACTGTTATTAGGCATTGACCAGGCTGTGGGGTCTGGACATTTGTCTTGT ATGAAAATTTCCAAAGATGACCTGTGGATACGGACCTACGGCCGACTCTATCAAAAACTCTGCTCAACCACCTGTGAGATTCCTATTGGTATTTACCGGACAATGATCCAACACACAGAAAACACATCTGCT GATGGTGTCCCTGGGTCAGGTCATTCATCACAG CAAACACCTCACTTTGATTTCAAACGGCGCCTTTCGACTCGTATCCATCAAAAACTTGCTCAACGATGTTCAGGT AGAAATCGAAATAACCTGGGCGCAAAAAATAAAACTGCTGAACCTAAAGAAAAGGAG gTTTCTCTGAATGTGATGCACACCGACGATGAAGGAGGAAGTGACAGCCTGGGATCGGAACGGCAAGAGATCTGCCAACTAGTCAAGTCGAGGATGCAGAGCCTTGGACTGCCAACAGATGATTACG ATGATGTTAGTGATAAGAGAAATACGTTATCATATGTGATCATCAACCCAAGCTATGACTTAAAGCTTGAAGTGGACGATGTTGT ATACTTAATTCGACCAAGTTCACTGTCAGCCCAGGCATCACCGTTGATTGATGAACGGAAACTGTTGGCCCGGAAACGATTTTTACCACATAAGAGAGAAGAGCCGACTGGTGCTGATGAGGAACCAATCAGTAGAAGTTCTACTCCTGACTGTGATCATGATGCTAAG AATGAGCCTGCTACATTAGAAATAA ATAATTGTACATCTGTTGTCAGAATAG AGTTTAGACCTAGAAAACCACCATTTATTGCTGATTCCACCAGATTTCAATTAGACGCAACCACGGTTACCATGCATGAGTGA
- the LOC135501220 gene encoding potassium channel subfamily T member 2-like isoform X10: MYVWQRGRKQRARMSQKGQNSTGIDSKAPLLRLESEYIFEKDRARASNSKQKDESCRDRNAKEKIRARQRGPNGKAPLLRLESEYMYEKERVRVEFFTNERSFKERLQLYFIKNQRSSLRIRIFNLVIKLLTCILYVVRVCLDNPSEKPPCTSSCGPCLNVTAEERFQSVEDFRKNPVIEWVAIGYVNRSYWLWVTQVTVAVISLTETMLVTYLGYKGNILQLILAPSFILELINTVPFISTIFWARLRCLFIPVFLNCWLAKSALENMLNDLHRAMQKSQSALSQQILILMATLTCIIFTSVCGVQQLQRGGYQHMDFFGALWFVIVTFSTVGYGDYTPDIWPSQLFMMIMIAAALVVVPTQLEQLAFTWMERQKQGGTYSSHRAQTEKHVVVCATALHADTIMDFLNEFYAHPKLQDYFVVLLSPCELDPTMRMILQVPIWAQRVIYIQGSALKDADLTRCRMQEAEACFILTARNYADKNAVDQHTILRSWAVKDFAPTCPQYVQIFRPENKFHVKFAEHVVCEDEFKYALLANNCLSPATSTLVTLLLHTSRGQEGQTSSEEWQRVYGRCSGNEIYHIKLGDSQFFGEYEGKSFTYASFHAHRKYGVSLVGVLQSLPGSTIQLNPGPRHIMKGADICFYMNITKEENSAFILAHPNNDKDTRMDKMKPPAGGNYSKVASMIASVGKQGTVAMVVKAGDGGPYATYTKNSITPPNSNQGTVALELQHTRDKSNSQVLDQNGQKTDSMANKLELPKGLSIQSLNKRPSIAPVPAVLDAAGIEITVESEDSDQDSSITEEEPPWVTPNSDTVKGFPPLTPYIGTTPTLTHIMREKRHICCLQLAQTCDHCSFKHAKEYHWSNRTIIVAADYASNGLYNFIVPLRSHARPKNTMNPIVLLLERRPDQSFLETICYFPLVYWMIGSIECLDDLLRAGITLADNVVIVNKESSNSQEEDYLADCNTIVAVQTIFRLFPSANIITELSQSSNMRFMQFRAKDHYALNLSKVEKVSPHKEKERGSHISYMFRLPFAAGNVFSASMLDTLLYQAFVKDYLITFVRLLLGIDQAVGSGHLSCMKISKDDLWIRTYGRLYQKLCSTTCEIPIGIYRTMIQHTENTSADGVPGSGHSSQQTPHFDFKRRLSTRIHQKLAQRCSGRNRNNLGAKNKTAEPKEKEVSLNVMHTDDEGGSDSLGSERQEICQLVKSRMQSLGLPTDDYDDVSDKRNTLSYVIINPSYDLKLEVDDVVYLIRPSSLSAQASPLIDERKLLARKRFLPHKREEPTGADEEPISRSSTPDCDHDAKNEPATLEINNCTSVVRIEFRPRKPPFIADSTRFQLDATTVTMHE, encoded by the exons aGTACGAGTTGAGTTCTTTACGAATGAGCGGTCGTTCAAAGAGAGATTGCAGTTGTATTTCATAAAGAATCAGAGATCAA GTCTTCGCATCCGTATCTTTAACCTAGTGATCAAATTATTAACATGCATTCTGTACGTGGTGCGTGTGTGCCTCGACAACCCAAGCGAAAAACCACCATG CACGTCAAGTTGTGGACCATGCCTCAACGTTACGGCGGAGGAGAGATTTCAATCCGTGGAAGATTTCAGGAAAAATCCGGTGATAGAATG GGTGGCGATAGGTTATGTAAATCGAAGCTACTGGCTTTGGGTGACACAAGTGACAGTAGCTGTGATCAGTTTAACAGAAACAATGCTCGTCACATACCTTGGCTACAAA GGCAACATCCTCCAGCTAATCCTTGCCCCATCATTCATCCTGGAATTAATAAACACAGTACCTTTTATATCAACT ATTTTCTGGGCGAGATTACGGTGCCTTTTTATTCCTGTATTCCTAAACTGCTGGCTTGCCAAAAGTGCATTGGAAAATATGCTG aaTGACCTCCACCGTGCCATGCAGAAGTCACAATCTGCACTATCACAACAGATACTCATTCTGATGGCTACTTTAACTTGTATTATTTTTACCAG CGTGTGCGGTGTACAGCAGCTACAGCGTGGTGGCTATCAGCATATGGATTTCTTTGGTGCATTATGGTTTGTGATAGTTACATTCTCGACAGTCGGCTACGGTGATTATACGCCGGATATATGGCCTAGTCAACtcttcatgatgatcatgatagcAGCAGCATTAGTGGTCGTTCCAACGCAG TTGGAGCAGCTTGCCTTCACATGGATGGAGCGACAAAAACAGGGTGGCACTTATAGTAGTCATCGAGCACAAACAGAAAAACATGTTGTTGTATGTGCTACAGCGTTACATGCAGATACTATCATGGATTTTCTAAATGAATTCTACGCCCATCCAAAATTGCAG GACTATTTTGTGGTGTTATTGTCCCCTTGTGAGCTGGACCCCACAATGAGGATGATATTACAAGTACCCATCTGGGCGCAGCGGGTGATTTATATCCAAGGGTCGGCATTGAAAGATGCTGACCTGACGAGGTGCAG AATGCAGGAAGCAGAGGCTTGTTTTATCCTAACAGCCAGGAATTATGCAGATAAAAATGCTGTT GATCAGCATACCATATTGAGATCATGGGCTGTGAAAGATTTTGCACCTACATGCCCACAGTATGTCCAAATTTTTCGGCCGGAAAATAAATTCCATGTGAAGTTTGCTG aACATGTTGTCTGTGAAGATGAATTCAAATATGCCTTATTAGCCAATAACTGTCTTTCACCGGCTACCTCCACACTAGTGACTCTTCTTCTTCACACATCAAGGGGACA AGAGGGCCAGACCTCATCTGAAGAATGGCAGCGTGTGTATGGCCGATGCTCAGGGAATGAAATTTACCATATTAAACTTGGTGATAGTCAATTTTTCGGAGAGTACGAGGGAAAGAGTTTTACATATGCTAGTTTTCATGCACACAGAAA GTATGGCGTTAGTCTTGTTGGTGTCTTGCAGAGTCTTCCAGGATCCACAATCCAGTTGAATCCTGGTCCAAGGCACATTATGAAAG GTGCTGATATATGCTTCTACATGAACATAACCAAAGAGGAAAATTCGGCTTTCATCCTCGCGCATCCAAACAATGATAAAGATACGCGAATGGATAAAATGAAGCCACCTGCTGGTGGAAATTACTCCAAAGTCGCTAGCATGATTGCAAGCGTTG GCAAGCAGGGTACCGTGGCCATGGTAGTCAAGGCTGGCGACGGTGGGCCATATGCAACCTATACTAAGAACAGTATTACCCCGCCAAATTCGAACCAAG gtactgtGGCCTTGGAGCTCCAACACACAAGGGATAAGTCTAACAGTCAGGTGCTAGATCAGAATGGACAAAAGACAGATTCAATGGCCAACAAACTAGAACTTCCAAAAGGCCTAAGTATACAGAGTCTAAATAAGCGGCCTAGTATTGCTCCAGTGCCGGCCGTTCTTGATGCAGCAGGTATTGAGATTACGGTAGAGTCAGAGGACTCTGATCAAGATAGCAGTATAACTGAAGAAGAGCCACCTTGGGTTACACCCAACTCGGA TACCGTAAAAGGGTTCCCGCCACTTACACCCTACATTGGTACCACGCCCACGCTGACCCATATTATGCGGGAGAAGCGGCATATATGTTGTCTCCAGTTGGCACAG ACATGTGACCATTGCTCATTCAAACATGCAAAGGAATACCATTGGTCGAACCGAACGATCATCGTAGCTGCTGATTATGCAAGCAACGGCTTGTATAACTTTATTGTGCCATTGAGATCTCATGCTCGACCAAAAAATACTATGAATCCGATTGTGCTACTCTTAGAAAGAAG ACCAGACCAGAGCTTCTTAGAGACAATTTGTTACTTTCCTCTTGTCTACTGGATGATAGGATCTATAGAATG CCTTGATGACCTGTTACGGGCTGGTATCACTCTGGCAGACAATGTGGTTATTGTCAACAAGGAGAGCTCAAACTCTCAAGAGGAAGACTACTTAGCTGACTGCAACACCATTGTGGCAGTACAGACGATATTCCG ACTATTTCCAAGTGCTAACATCATAACGGAGTTGTCCCAGTCCTCCAATATGAGGTTCATGCAGTTCAGAGCCAAAGATCACTATGCTTTAAACCTCTCCAAGGTGGAAAAGGTAAGTCCCCAT aaagaaaaagaaagaggaAGCCACATCTCTTACATGTTCAGGTTACCATTCGCAGCAGGAAATGTATTCAGTGCTAGTATGTTGGACACGCTTCTATATCAAGCATTTGTCAAGGACTATCTCATCACATTCGTTCGACTGTTATTAGGCATTGACCAGGCTGTGGGGTCTGGACATTTGTCTTGT ATGAAAATTTCCAAAGATGACCTGTGGATACGGACCTACGGCCGACTCTATCAAAAACTCTGCTCAACCACCTGTGAGATTCCTATTGGTATTTACCGGACAATGATCCAACACACAGAAAACACATCTGCT GATGGTGTCCCTGGGTCAGGTCATTCATCACAG CAAACACCTCACTTTGATTTCAAACGGCGCCTTTCGACTCGTATCCATCAAAAACTTGCTCAACGATGTTCAGGT AGAAATCGAAATAACCTGGGCGCAAAAAATAAAACTGCTGAACCTAAAGAAAAGGAG gTTTCTCTGAATGTGATGCACACCGACGATGAAGGAGGAAGTGACAGCCTGGGATCGGAACGGCAAGAGATCTGCCAACTAGTCAAGTCGAGGATGCAGAGCCTTGGACTGCCAACAGATGATTACG ATGATGTTAGTGATAAGAGAAATACGTTATCATATGTGATCATCAACCCAAGCTATGACTTAAAGCTTGAAGTGGACGATGTTGT ATACTTAATTCGACCAAGTTCACTGTCAGCCCAGGCATCACCGTTGATTGATGAACGGAAACTGTTGGCCCGGAAACGATTTTTACCACATAAGAGAGAAGAGCCGACTGGTGCTGATGAGGAACCAATCAGTAGAAGTTCTACTCCTGACTGTGATCATGATGCTAAG AATGAGCCTGCTACATTAGAAATAA ATAATTGTACATCTGTTGTCAGAATAG AGTTTAGACCTAGAAAACCACCATTTATTGCTGATTCCACCAGATTTCAATTAGACGCAACCACGGTTACCATGCATGAGTGA